A section of the Triplophysa dalaica isolate WHDGS20190420 chromosome 8, ASM1584641v1, whole genome shotgun sequence genome encodes:
- the nup35 gene encoding nucleoporin NUP35 isoform X1 translates to MDIQSIEPMAIGSPTSPKPGAQFLPGFLMGDLPAPITPQPRSFGLTGVGAETKSPLLAGGSPPQLVVPTPKDKSGAPPVRSIYDDLNCSGVGMSPLAARKQPFAGVHTPFSGLPGTPGTASNLFSPVGQQRKTTLSPAQVDPFFTQGDTLSSEDQLDDTWVTVFGFPPASASYILLQFAQYGNILKHVMSNTGNWMHIQYQSKLQARKALSKDGKIFGEAIMIGVKPCIDKSVMEGSDKGSTSSSVFTPPVKAHGTPSHLVSTPRSVMRPLSAAYKASSSDYQVVSDQQTPKKDDSFVSKAVEYMFGW, encoded by the exons ATGGACATCCAGA GTATTGAACCGATGGCCATCGGCTCACCAACCTCCCCTAAGCCTGGGGCTCAGTTTTTACCAGGTTTTCTGATGGGTGACCTGCCTGCACCAATCACACCTCAACCCAGATCTTTTGGGTTGACAGGAGTTGGGGCAGAAACGAAGTCTCCTCTGCTGGCTG GTGGGTCTCCTCCACAGCTCGTTGTGCCAACACCTAAAGACAAGAGTGGAGCGCCTCCTGTAAGAAGCATTTATGATGACCTCAACTGCTCTGGTGTAGGAATGTCACCACTTGCTGCTCGCAAACAA cCATTTGCGGGAGTGCATACACCCTTTTCTGGTCTACCAGGGACACCAGGAACCG CTTCTAATCTGTTTAGTCCTGTGGGACAACAGAGGAAAACAACACTGTCCCCAGCTCAAGTCGATCCCTTCTTCACACAAGGAGATACTTTGTCCTCTGAAGACCAGCTTGATGACACTTGGGTCACCGTGTTCGG GTTCCCACCAGCATCTGCTTCatacatccttttacagtttgCACAGTATGGaaacatattaaaacatgta ATGTCTAATACAGGCAATTGGATGCACATTCAATATCAGTCTAAACTACAGGCACGGAAAGCTCTTAGTAAAGATGGCAAGATATTTGGAGAAGCCATAATGATTGGAGTAAAACCATGTATCGATAAG AGTGTAATGGAGGGCTCAGACAAAGGCAGCACTTCAAGTTCAGTGTTCACACCCCCAGTTAAGGCTCACGGAACCCCCAGTCACCTTGTTTCAACTCCTCGATCTGTCATGAGACCACTCAGTGCAGCTTACAAAGCATCCAGTAGTGACTACCAG gttGTGTCCGATCAACAGACACCAAAAAAGGATGACAGTTTTGTATCAAAAGCGGTGGAGTACATGTTTGGATGGTAA
- the nup35 gene encoding nucleoporin NUP35 isoform X2 has protein sequence MAIGSPTSPKPGAQFLPGFLMGDLPAPITPQPRSFGLTGVGAETKSPLLAGGSPPQLVVPTPKDKSGAPPVRSIYDDLNCSGVGMSPLAARKQPFAGVHTPFSGLPGTPGTASNLFSPVGQQRKTTLSPAQVDPFFTQGDTLSSEDQLDDTWVTVFGFPPASASYILLQFAQYGNILKHVMSNTGNWMHIQYQSKLQARKALSKDGKIFGEAIMIGVKPCIDKSVMEGSDKGSTSSSVFTPPVKAHGTPSHLVSTPRSVMRPLSAAYKASSSDYQVVSDQQTPKKDDSFVSKAVEYMFGW, from the exons ATGGCCATCGGCTCACCAACCTCCCCTAAGCCTGGGGCTCAGTTTTTACCAGGTTTTCTGATGGGTGACCTGCCTGCACCAATCACACCTCAACCCAGATCTTTTGGGTTGACAGGAGTTGGGGCAGAAACGAAGTCTCCTCTGCTGGCTG GTGGGTCTCCTCCACAGCTCGTTGTGCCAACACCTAAAGACAAGAGTGGAGCGCCTCCTGTAAGAAGCATTTATGATGACCTCAACTGCTCTGGTGTAGGAATGTCACCACTTGCTGCTCGCAAACAA cCATTTGCGGGAGTGCATACACCCTTTTCTGGTCTACCAGGGACACCAGGAACCG CTTCTAATCTGTTTAGTCCTGTGGGACAACAGAGGAAAACAACACTGTCCCCAGCTCAAGTCGATCCCTTCTTCACACAAGGAGATACTTTGTCCTCTGAAGACCAGCTTGATGACACTTGGGTCACCGTGTTCGG GTTCCCACCAGCATCTGCTTCatacatccttttacagtttgCACAGTATGGaaacatattaaaacatgta ATGTCTAATACAGGCAATTGGATGCACATTCAATATCAGTCTAAACTACAGGCACGGAAAGCTCTTAGTAAAGATGGCAAGATATTTGGAGAAGCCATAATGATTGGAGTAAAACCATGTATCGATAAG AGTGTAATGGAGGGCTCAGACAAAGGCAGCACTTCAAGTTCAGTGTTCACACCCCCAGTTAAGGCTCACGGAACCCCCAGTCACCTTGTTTCAACTCCTCGATCTGTCATGAGACCACTCAGTGCAGCTTACAAAGCATCCAGTAGTGACTACCAG gttGTGTCCGATCAACAGACACCAAAAAAGGATGACAGTTTTGTATCAAAAGCGGTGGAGTACATGTTTGGATGGTAA